The following are from one region of the Magallana gigas chromosome 6, xbMagGiga1.1, whole genome shotgun sequence genome:
- the LOC105323106 gene encoding galactose mutarotase gives MAEKVVPTRDSFGRLQDGTEISRFTFKNKSNVTVRIINYGGIITDILLPDKNGKVVDINLGFDDIKGYEARHPYFGAICGRVANRIAGGKFSLDGKEYQLPVNNGPNHLHGGVKGFDKVVWDARADGDTLVLRYVSPDGEEQYPGELTTEVRYRLTNENELSIDYTATTTKATPINLTNHAYLNLAGQGYPNLEDHVLWIDAFTYTPLDENSIPTGIIAPVAGTAYDLRTPTRLGDRLKNVNNGKGYDTNFCVGGQLGKLTRVASLEHPPSGRKMEVFTTEPGLQCYTGCNMKPEVFGKGGVEYRKLASVCLETQHYANSVNQPNFPSTILHPGQTYRHTTMYKFGLVS, from the exons ATGGCGGAAAAAGTCGTACCGACACGGGACAGTTTTGGTCGTCTGCAGGACGGGACGGAAATTAGCAG atttacttttaaaaacaagagCAACGTGACAGTCCGAATTATCAACTATGGTGGAATTATCACCGACATTCTCCTCCCGGATAAAAACGGAAAAGTAGTTGATATCAACCTAGGATTTGATGACATTAAGG GATACGAAGCTCGGCATCCTTATTTTGGCGCAATCTGCGGTAGGGTCGCTAACAGAATTGCCGGGGGGAAATTCAGTCTGGACGGAAAAGAGTACCAACTTCCGGTTAATAACGGCCCAAACCACCTACACGGTGGAGTAAAAGGCTTTGATAAG GTGGTGTGGGATGCGCGGGCGGACGGAGACACGCTTGTTTTGAGGTACGTCAGTCCGGACGGCGAGGAACAATATCCAGGGGAGCTAACTACGGAGGTCAGATACCGACTGACCAATGAGAACGAGCTTAGTATCGACTACACGGCAACGACAACAAAAGCCACGCCCATCAACCTTACAAACCACGCCTACTTGAACCTAGCTGGACAG GGTTATCCCAACCTTGAGGACCACGTACTATGGATTGACGCCTTCACTTACACGCCCCTAGATGAGAACAGCATTCCAACAG GGATCATAGCTCCCGTGGCGGGAACAGCCTACGACTTAAGAACGCCCACCCGCCTTGGCGACCGCCTGAAAAACGTCAACAACGGCAAAGGGTACGACACGAACTTCTGCGTGGGAGGACAGCTGGGGAAACTCACGCGGGTTGCTAG CCTAGAACATCCGCCTTCCGGTCGAAAAATGGAAGTTTTTACAACAGAGCCCGGACTGCAGTGCTACACCGGATGTAATATGAAGCCGGAAGTGTTCGGGAAGGGAGGCGTGGAATACCGGAAGTTAGCCTCAGTTTGTTTAGAGACCCAGCACTACGCTAACAGTGTAAATCAG CCCAACTTCCCCAGTACGATCCTCCACCCGGGTCAAACCTACCGTCACACCACTATGTACAAATTCGGACTGGTGTCGTAA